The Bacillaceae bacterium IKA-2 DNA window CTCGCCGAGCCGAGAGGCTGGTAGTTCAGTTGCAAAAAATTGATACAACGAACCCAATTGTCTTAAAATACATTAATCGTTTATCAGACTATTTCTTTGCAATTGGCAGAGTCATTAATCACCGCAACGGCGTCAAAGATGTTGAATACGAGCGCAGCGCAATAGTGTTCCGTGATGGAAAGAGAAAAGAAGATGAGTAGATAGTAGTGAAAGCGGGAGTTCAAAGAAAGGATCAGAGCTTTTAAAAAGCTCTGATCCTTTTTTTATTTATCTGATTTTCCAGATCAATTGCAAAGGTAAATTAAATCTGTAAAGTTAAATTTAATGAATAAATGAATAATTTTGACTCGTTTAGGAAAATCTTTTAACGTTTCACTAAAATAATAATTTTAAAAATAGGATTGATAAAACGAGGAAATTAGTTTATAAGTCATTTGCAAATTTTAAGGTAAAGTATAAGCAAAACTAAATTTTGGTAGTTGGAGTCAGTGGCCAAGCTAAACTTTCTTTATTAATTTGTAATTTATTTACTAAATTTTTCATAGGATAGGGTTGTAGGGGATTTTTCAACAAGAAAGAAAGTATAAAGTTTTCGTGTCTGTCTAGCTTCAAGACACATCCTTGAGTTACTTCATAGCTGGTTTTGCGACGAGTAACCGCAGGAGCAGTCGCCATCAGCTCGATCGCTTTTCTTATATGTTAGGAGGATTGTATGATTGACTATATTAGAAGGTTTTTGATTGTATTGGCTGTTGCATTCGCGATCGGTATTTTATTTTTAGGTGCGACAGCGGCGTCAGCTAAATCAGAAACAGCATTCGAATTAACAAATTTTATTTGGCCTACAGTGGGCTTAGTAACAGATACGTTTGGCACTAGAGATGGTAAGCATTATGGAATTGACATTGCGGCATCACAAGGGTCAAAAGTAGTTTCAATAAGTAATGGGATAGTAACGAAATCCTATTACTCAAATACATACGGAAACGTCGTCTTCATTGAGCATAGTAATGGTTATCAAACGGTTTCCGCTCATTTACATGAGCGGAACGTTCAAGAAGGCGATTTTGTTTACCAAGGTCAAAAAATTGGTATTGTTGGGAATACGGGAAGATCATCGGGAAATCATTTGCATTTTGAAGTTCATGATGGGGCCTGGACGACAGTAAAACAAAATGCATTTGATCCATTTCTGGCGATCGGAAAAAACAATGACACTTTTTTTGTTTTGGATTCGGACAAGCTTGTTGTTAATCAACAATTGAAAGTAGTTCCTCGCGTCGAGTATATCGTCAAACGTGGTGATACACTTTCAGGTATCGCGGAACAATCTGGGAGCTCTGTAGCAAAAATTAAAAAGATTAATGGTTTAAAAGGCGATATCATTCAAACCGGTACGGTCTTAAAAGTTCACCAATAAATAGTGAAAAATAAAACCTAGCTGAAAAGACCTTACTTTGTATAAGAAGGTCTTTTTTAGCTACGATACCCGGATTTTTTGATTTTGTGCTATGAAAGTCTTTTGCTTCACTATCATAAGAGTAACAGTTATAATAGTAGCAATAGTTTGTTTTATGAAATGAGAGGAGATTTTTATGCTTACAGATTACCATAATCATCTTGAAAGAGGAACGTTAACGTTAGACTATTTAAAGAGATTCACAGATCAAGCACAAGCAAAAGGAATTGAACATTTTGGTATTTCAGAACATGCCTATCATTTTTACCAAACAAAAGACATCTTAAGTAACCCATGGGTCAATGAGCGGCGGTTTTATGATATGGAAGATTATCGACAATTATTTCAGAAAGCATGGGATGCTAATATCGACGTGAAAATGTCGATTGAAATGGATTATACACCAGGAAAACATAAAGAAATGGAATCGTTTATAAAAGGGTATGATTTTGACTATGTGATTGGTTCAATTCATTGGGTAGGCGATTTCGGGATTGATTTGGGTGAGTATAAGCACGAGTGGGAACATCGTGATTTAAAGGAAACTTATCGAAAATATTTTGATCAAGTTGTTACTTTAGCTGAATCAAATTTATTTGATATTGTCGGGCACTTAGACTTGGTAAAAATATTTAACTATGTCCCGACTGATGAAGAGTTTTTACTTGAACAATATGAGCGAGCGACAACAGCCTTGGCAAATTCTAAAACATGTGTAGAAATTAGTACTGCGGGCTTACGAAAGCCAGTAGGTAAGCTTTACCCAGATCCGAAATTACTAAAGTTATGTTATCAGAAAGGGATTCCGATCGTTTTATCCTCAGATGCCCATATTTCTGGAGATGTCGGAAAAGATTTTGACCAAGCGATCGAATTAGCGCGTAGTGTCGGTTATAGCTCTTTAATGACTTTCCAAAAAGGCGTCCGAAAAGAAGTTTCTCTAGGTTAAAAATCTATTAGGTTGAATGAACTTCATAATACCAATAAACTAGCCTAGTGGCGCAGAAACTGCAGTATGGGATTCATTCGTTAGAAAATCAAAAAAAACGCTACGGATTAGCGTTTTTTTTGCGTTCTATCTAGCTTCAGCGTCTTGTCACAGTTGACCAAGGTACATGAACTTTCTTACATGAGCTCTATTTTATCTACATATAAAATTTCAGCAGATGTAGTTAACTCGGCGAGAACATCATCAGGTAAAGGCTTATCAATAGAAAGCATCATTAACGCTTTACCACCTTCTTCTCTTCGTGCTACTTGCATAGAGGCAATATTAATATCGTGTTTTCCTAATAATTGACCAGTATTTCCGATTACACCTGGTACATCACAGTGCACTATATAAACTAAATGACCGCTTGGAGCAAAGTCTACTTTAAAGTCATTGATTCGAATAATTCTTGGTCCATATTCCTTAACAAAAGTTCCTTTTAAATTAAACGAACGCTTTTCGCCATGGACAGTTGCAGAAATGACGTTTGAGTAACCGACAGAACTCGAAAGCAGTTTTTCTCCATAGGTGATTCCACGCTCCTTCGCAATAAAGGGAGCATTGACGTCATTAACTGGTGCATCCACACGTGGCTGTAAGAAGCCAGCAATCAAACTTCTTGTTGTAATCGATGTTTCAAGTGTTGTTACTTCTCCCCCATAAGAAACTTCAATTTCTTTCACTGGGGTTTTCATGCATTGCGACAAAATTGATCCCATAGACTTTGCAAGGTCATAGTATGGTTGAATTTTTTTATAGACATCCTTTGATAGTGTAGGTAAATTAATCGAGTTTACAACGGGCTTTCCTTCAAAGTAATTTAACACCTCTTCTGCTACTTGGGAAGCGACGTTCAATTGTGCTTCGATTGTTGAAGCGGCAATATGGGGCGTTGCAACTACTTGTTCAAAGTCAAGGAGGCGGATGTTCGTTGCTGGTTCTTCGACAAAAACGTCAAGAGCGGCGCCGGCAATATGTCCAGTTTCTAGGAAATGAATTAATGCCTCTTCATCAATAATTCCCCCGCGGGCACAGTTAATTAAAAACACACCTTTTTTTGTTTTTGAAATGGTTTTATGATTTAATAAACCTTTTGTTTCTTTTGTTAGAGGTGTATGAACCGTAATAATGTCCGCTTGTTGTAACACTTCATCTAATGTTGAGTTTGTAACTCCAAATTTATCGGCACGTTCTTTCGTTAAAAATGGATCGAATACCAAAACTGACATTTGGAATGCTTTTGCACGTTTGGCGATTTCAGAACCAATTCGTCCGAAACCGACGATGCCTAATTTTTTACCAAAGAGTTCGGTCCCTTGAAATTTCTTCCGAGCCCACTCACCATTTTTTGTTGATGCATTAGCTTGAGGAATTTTTCTTAGTAAGGCTGCCATCATCGCAAATGAGTGTTCAGCAGTTGATATTGTATTTCCATCTGGGGCATTGACGACAATAACCCCTTTTTTTGTAGCCGCTTGAATGTCAACGTTATCGACACCAACACCAGCTCTTGCGATGATCTTTAAGTTTGGCATTTTGTCTAGTAATTCAGCAGTAACACTTGTCGCACTTCTAATTAATAAAGCATCAACATGCTCTAATTCAGCATCTGCTTCTTCGATCGTTTTTTGGAGACAAACAACTTTATCGCTATTTAATAACGGCAGTAAGCCTTCTTCACTCATTGAATCAGATACCAATACAGTGAAAGTTTTTACTTCCTGTTTTAACTGACTTTCTTTTGTAGGATTACCCAATTTTTCCACTCCTTTTTTTTGATTTAAAGTAATAGCTTTTCATTAAAAGTAATATAGTATGTTTCTTTAAAAATAAAAACCCCCAACCAAAAAGGGATCCCCTTCCGTGAGGAGCGGAAATTATCGTGTTGCCACCCTCGTAGGTGAATAGCGTCTTTCCATTAAGATAACGGTTAAAAAATAAACACATTACTTTAGAAAAACAAAAAACATATTTGAATTCGCCTATGCATAAAAATTAGTTCAAGGTATTAATGTAGAAGTCTTTGAAAAAATGATCAATACTATTTCTCATTAGCCACTTGTTTCTGAAAAAAAATTCATTTTAGCTCTTCACCATTATTTATTATAAAAGTCTTAATTATCTGATAATTTAGCACATTAAATTATTAATGTCAATTACGAATCAATTTCATTCACGTAAAGTGAAATAATTTACTATTTCAGCTTTCGTACAAATTTCATAAGGGGGAAGGGCTTTGCAAACCTATTTAGTAAAAGAAGGAGACACAATTCATAAAGTTGCTCAGTTTTTTCAAATTAGAACTTTTGACTTACTTTATCATAATCAAAAACTTGAAAGCGAAATTGACTACATCTATCCGGACGAGAAACTTGTAATTCCGGCACCATTTAAAGTTTCTAGTCAAAATGGTTGTCCTTATGAGTGCAAGGCTGAATATGGTCCAACCGATCTTGAAGAAGATGTGAAAAAACTTAGAAAACATTATTCTTCTATTTTATCAATTCGAAAAATCGGTTATTCGGTAATGGGAAAGCCAATTTATGCATTTGTAATTGGAAAGGGTAAAAAAGAGATTTTTTATTCTGGAGGCTGGCACGCAAATGAGTGGATGACCTCGAAATTTTTAGTCGTTTTTTTGAAAGAGCTATTGCAACATTATCAATCGAATTTCCCTTTTTTTCACTACCAAGTTGCAAAAATTTTTGAAGAAGTTACCTTATATATTGTACCGATGGTTAACCCAGATGGAATCGAATTAGTTCAACAAGGTATTTATCAAGAGCACCCTTTTTATAAGTTTGTCACTCGCGTTAACAAAGGGGCTAGCCGTTTTGAACATTGGTCAAGCAATATAAGAGGAGTAGATTTAAATCACCAATGGCCAGCGGGGTGGGATATCGAGGCGAAAGAAAGTCCTCAAGTGCCATGGCCAAGACATTACAGTGGTCGCACGCCATTAACTGAACCTGAAGTAAAAGCGATTTATCATTTGACAAAACGACAAAATTTTAGCCATGTTTTAGCGTTTCATTCCCAAGGTCAAGTAATTTATTGGGGATACAAAAACCTTGAGCCTTCCAAAAGTAAAGACATGGTCGAGCGTTTATCACTAGTTAGTTCATATGAACCGATCAGAACGGCAGATAGTAATGGCGGCTATAAAGATTGGTTTATTCAAGAAACTGGCAGACCTGGATTTACCATTGAGGTTGGTATAGGTACGAATCCATTGCCTTTTTCGGCGTTTCCAGAAATATGGTCAAACAATAGTTTACTTACTTTGGAAGGACTATTACTTTAGCCTTGTGATTGAGATCGTCTAAACCCTTGCTGTCAAAGGGTTTTTTTGTTTATTATCTGTATTTTTGAATGAATTTCATAATCTAGAATCTG harbors:
- a CDS encoding M14 family metallopeptidase is translated as MQTYLVKEGDTIHKVAQFFQIRTFDLLYHNQKLESEIDYIYPDEKLVIPAPFKVSSQNGCPYECKAEYGPTDLEEDVKKLRKHYSSILSIRKIGYSVMGKPIYAFVIGKGKKEIFYSGGWHANEWMTSKFLVVFLKELLQHYQSNFPFFHYQVAKIFEEVTLYIVPMVNPDGIELVQQGIYQEHPFYKFVTRVNKGASRFEHWSSNIRGVDLNHQWPAGWDIEAKESPQVPWPRHYSGRTPLTEPEVKAIYHLTKRQNFSHVLAFHSQGQVIYWGYKNLEPSKSKDMVERLSLVSSYEPIRTADSNGGYKDWFIQETGRPGFTIEVGIGTNPLPFSAFPEIWSNNSLLTLEGLLL
- a CDS encoding histidinol-phosphatase — its product is MLTDYHNHLERGTLTLDYLKRFTDQAQAKGIEHFGISEHAYHFYQTKDILSNPWVNERRFYDMEDYRQLFQKAWDANIDVKMSIEMDYTPGKHKEMESFIKGYDFDYVIGSIHWVGDFGIDLGEYKHEWEHRDLKETYRKYFDQVVTLAESNLFDIVGHLDLVKIFNYVPTDEEFLLEQYERATTALANSKTCVEISTAGLRKPVGKLYPDPKLLKLCYQKGIPIVLSSDAHISGDVGKDFDQAIELARSVGYSSLMTFQKGVRKEVSLG
- the serA gene encoding phosphoglycerate dehydrogenase yields the protein MGNPTKESQLKQEVKTFTVLVSDSMSEEGLLPLLNSDKVVCLQKTIEEADAELEHVDALLIRSATSVTAELLDKMPNLKIIARAGVGVDNVDIQAATKKGVIVVNAPDGNTISTAEHSFAMMAALLRKIPQANASTKNGEWARKKFQGTELFGKKLGIVGFGRIGSEIAKRAKAFQMSVLVFDPFLTKERADKFGVTNSTLDEVLQQADIITVHTPLTKETKGLLNHKTISKTKKGVFLINCARGGIIDEEALIHFLETGHIAGAALDVFVEEPATNIRLLDFEQVVATPHIAASTIEAQLNVASQVAEEVLNYFEGKPVVNSINLPTLSKDVYKKIQPYYDLAKSMGSILSQCMKTPVKEIEVSYGGEVTTLETSITTRSLIAGFLQPRVDAPVNDVNAPFIAKERGITYGEKLLSSSVGYSNVISATVHGEKRSFNLKGTFVKEYGPRIIRINDFKVDFAPSGHLVYIVHCDVPGVIGNTGQLLGKHDINIASMQVARREEGGKALMMLSIDKPLPDDVLAELTTSAEILYVDKIELM
- a CDS encoding peptidoglycan DD-metalloendopeptidase family protein — protein: MIDYIRRFLIVLAVAFAIGILFLGATAASAKSETAFELTNFIWPTVGLVTDTFGTRDGKHYGIDIAASQGSKVVSISNGIVTKSYYSNTYGNVVFIEHSNGYQTVSAHLHERNVQEGDFVYQGQKIGIVGNTGRSSGNHLHFEVHDGAWTTVKQNAFDPFLAIGKNNDTFFVLDSDKLVVNQQLKVVPRVEYIVKRGDTLSGIAEQSGSSVAKIKKINGLKGDIIQTGTVLKVHQ